Part of the Sporosarcina sp. FSL K6-2383 genome is shown below.
ACGAGAAGCCACTTGCAGTATCCGCTACTGCAGTACCGATTGAGATTGTACTTGGGAACTCTAGACTTACAGTAACACCAGTAGCGTTGAAGGTGCTGCTATCTCCGGTTGCATGATATATTTCAGCATGAACGGTCATTGTGGATAGTGGAAGGTTCAATCCGATGGTACTTCTGAAAAACGCCGATATGCTTGTCAGTGCCCCTGTACGAGGAACCATAAAGGCTAAGTTACTAAGGGCCGGAAGTATGAATGAACCACCAGCGATGGCAACGCCAGGTATTGAAGTTCCAAAGCCTATTAGTGCCGGAGTACCAACTAATCCTAAGGCTAATGTGTTCAATGTGACAGCTGAAGTTCCCGAAGCAAATGGAATTAACGCGCTAGCACCTGGTATACCTTGAGGTCCTGTATCGCCAGTGACACCTTGTGGACCTTGGATACCCTGAATTCCTTGTGGCCCAGTATCTCCCGTGACGCCTTGAATACCTTGTATCCCCTGAAGCCCTTGTGGTCCGGTTGGTCCGGTAGGCCCTGTATCCCCGGTGACACCTTGTATTCCCTGGATACCCTGAATTCCTTGAGGTCCAGTATCTCCCGTGACGCCTTGAATACCTTGTATCCCCTGAAGCCCTTGAGGTCCAGTCGCACCGGTAGGTCCAGTATCTCCAGTGACACCTTGTGGACCTTGGATGCCCTGAATTCCTTGTGGTCCAATCGCGCCGATTGTCCCAGTGGGACCTGTAGCCCCAGTTGGTCCCGTTACACCTTGAATCCCTTGAGGTCCAGTCGCGCCTGTATCCCCGGTAGTACCTGTAGCACCAGTCGGTCCCGTTACACCTTGAAGCCCTTGTAGCCCAGTCGCGCCTGTAGCCCCAGTTGGTCCCGTTACACCTTGAATCCCTTGAGGTCCAGTCGCACCTGTAGCCCCGGTAGTACCTGTAGCACCAGTCGGTCCCGTTACACCTTGAATCCCTTGAGGTCCCGTCGCGCCTGTAGCCCCGGTAGTACCTGTAGCCCCAGTTGGTCCCGTTACACCTTGAATCCCTTGAGGTCCCGTCGCACCTGTAGCCCCGGTAGTACCTGTAGCACCAGTCGGTCCAGTAACACCTTGAATCCCTTGAGGCCCAGTCGCGCCGGTAGCTCCCGTAGTACCTGTAGCACCAGTCGGTCCTGTAACACCTTGAATTCCTTGAGGTCCAGTCGCCCCCGTAGCTCCCGTATTTCCAGTAACACCTTGAATGCCCTGAACGCCTTGGGGTCCTTGAGGTCCAGTCGCACCTTGAATACCCTGAATCCCTTGGGGTCCTTGAGCTCCGGTAACGCCTTGAATTCCTTGAGGACCAGTTGCACCTTGAATACCTTGAACTCCCTGAGGTCCCGTAGCGCCAGTAGACCCTGTAGCTCCTGTAGCCCCTGTCGGTCCAGTAGCTCCAGTTACGCCTTGAACTCCTTGAGGCCCCGTCGCGCCAGTAGGCCCTGTAACTCCAGTAGGTCCCTGAGGTCCAGTCGCACCTGTTGGTCCTTGACAACAACATAAGCAACTATCGCATTCGCAACAGTCATCAGTTCCACGACACTCACTAGATTCATTACATTTGCTAGATTGATGTCGCACATAATCATAAAAATTCATTTTATCACTCCTTTCCGTAACATCTTATTCGTGTAATAAAGGAAGGGACGGGCTATCAACTACTTGTCTACGAAATCTTGAAATTAAATATGAGGAAATCCTAGAATTTATGATGTAAGAGATAGCGGAATGCTACGTTTATAAATACAAAATAAACAGCTGCTTCGTAAAAATGTCGGAGTAGCTGTTTGGTTTATTCACATCGAAAAAATATATAGAACTAACTTGATAAGGAGTCTCACGGAAGAGAATTGGAGCAAGTATCTAGTATCTAAATAGATTCAATAGACTCACTTAGATTGATTATTTTCTTTTCCGGACATATTATCAAAATACTTTTTATTTCCGATTATCCTGTCGTCATTAGGTCTATACTTGCGTGCTAACTCATTATGTTGATAGGCTTTGTCGTATTGTTTTACACGATCATAAAGGACGCATAATTGAAGATGAGGTACCCAAGTCGAAAATGAAGTGTTTTGCAAACTTAGATGCTGGTTCACTTCATAAAGTAGCGCTTGATGATACCAGTGAATAGCCACTTCATTTTTACCTTGTTGCATAAAGTTATAACCAAGTCGACAACAAGTTTCAGGTCGTGGAACATCATAGGTAAGAGTTTGTAAAGTTGCGTGCAGTGCACTTTCTTTGTCATTTAATTCATAATAGCAATCAGCAAGCTTCAGGCATGCCCGAATTTCGTCTTCTATCCAGCCTAACTTTGAATCTAGAAACTTTTTATAATAATGGCTGGCTTCTTCAAAGAGACTATGATCTTTCAATTCATTGGCAAAATAGAATGTATCCCGCGGGGAAAGCGCCTCTCCTGATTCAATCAACTTGCGATAAATCCTGAGATTACGTTCATGATCATGGCTTAAAGGGGAGTGGGTGACAGCAGCATCACCGTCAACTAGGTTACCTGACACGGAAAGAAACTCATGAACTGCGCCTATCCATTGAAAATTATTTTCTCTTTTAACCAAGCGATACCTTCTCAATCGAGAAGTTACATTTCCCTCCTCATCAAAGCTTAAATGGTAATTCAATGAAACGGCGTCAGTTGAAGGAGACAATGACTGTTTCAGCAATGTGAATTTCTCCTGATCTTCCTTTGTAAAGATATCATCCGCATCCAGCCAAAGAATGTAGTCCTTTGTAGCTTGTTGAAAAGAAAAATTACGTGCTGCTGCAAAATCATCGATCCACTGAAAATCAACAATATGGTCCGTATAGTTTTTGACAATGTCTTTTGTTCGGTCAACCGATCCTGTATCGACAATAATGACCTCATCGACTAACTCGCTAACCGATTCCAAGCATCTTCCGATGACCTCCTCTTCATTTTTTACTATCATGCATAAACTTATCGTTATCATTTTTATCCCTCCGAGCATTCTTACTATATATATGCAGAGGGGAATCATATGGTGGTCATTATGAATGTATACATTACTTTTTAATTAAACCAATCAAAAACGATTGAAGAGATAAGGAAAATAAGACATCCTAGTAAATGGAAGTTTTTTCGCTGTGTAATTATGGTATTATAAATGGATAACTGTACAATGTAAGGAAGTAGAAAGATAGGCAAGGAGGAAATAATTACATGTTAAAAAATAAAAAAATGAGGATCCTATTCAAATTCGGAATAGCAACAATAGCTATTTCATTATTTGGCTTTGGCATCCTAACTGTTAAAGCAAATCCAATAGATCAAAGCTTTACAGACGTACATAATGAGTTCTGGGCAAAGGATGAAGTGACACAACTTGTTGAATTGGGGATTATTAACGGTTATCCGGACAAGCAGTTCAGACCTAGTTTGGAAGTGTCACGGGCCCAGGCAGCCAATTTAATGACTAATGCACTGACGTTACCGTTTACATCATATAAGCCCGTTTTTAAAGATGTGAGTGCGAAATCATCCCATGCAAAAGGTGCAATTGCGACCTATGAAGCAGGTATTTTCCTTGGAAAAGAAGATGGGACGTTCGGAGTCGGGGATTCATTGACACGGGAACAGATGGCGACGGTCATTGTTCGTGCTTTCGACTTGGAAGATACAGGGGAAGATATTCATTTTAAAGATGAGGTCCGTATTAGCGATTCACATAAGTTTGGTGTGAAGGTGCTGGCGCAGCATGGGATTACAACAGGGAAAGAAGATGGGACATTCGATCCGAAAACGCCTGTCAATCGCGCGACATACGTTGTGTTTCTCCATCGGGCAATGACGCAAAATAAACTGATTGAAGAGCTACCTCCAACCGTATTTAACGAGTCTCAGCTCTATGGAAGCTACGAGCCGATTCGTTATGAACAACAATTTGTAGAAGTACCAGTATCATCTAGTCATAAAACGTATTTACGATCAAACGACACTTTACAATTTGCAGGGGAGAAGATTATTCAGCATCCCCATGCAAAGGATATTGCCTATACATATAGGGTTGCTGGTAAATCACCTGCGACGGTAACTTTAACGAAAAGGGAATTACCGAATGGGGATTACTTTTTATTCACAGAGCTGCGAAATCCACAACGGATGCCTCTCACAATTGATGTTGTCCAGACAGAAGTGGGTCTGGCAAAAGCTGTTCTTCATGAATTTAGTCGGTTCCCCATTAAAAGAGTTGTGGATGAAACATTTGGTCTAGACATTACAACGTATCCGACAGGGGTTTTTGAGAAAATTGATGTTGACGGTAAAGTGACTCAAGATATGATTGGGAAGTCATACCGTTCAACGGAGTTATATCAGAAGTATCCGACGGGTGCGGAAAGTCATACAAGAGAATTGCATCAAGAAAACGAAGCCTTTAGTGGTGTTCAGCTAGGGGAAACACAGCTGTCGATTTACAGATTGCATTCAAGAGGCTTTGATGTAGTCGATCAATGGCTGTTAGCATCCAAGGAGCGATTGTTTGAAGATCGCAAGCAGATGGATGCGTGGATGTTAGAATCAGCAATAAATTATAAAAAACGTAATAAATGGTATACGGCACAAGGTCCATATAATAAAATGGCAATCACTGTTGAGCCGATTCCTAAGTCAGGAAAAGGCTATGGGCGTAACCTATTACTTGTGAAAGAGGATAGAGTTATGGCACTTTATTCGGCAACGAACCAACGGTATTATGAAAGCCTGTTATATAATTCGTTTGCCAATCTAGATATTTTTAGAGGTGGCGCAACCTATTGGGAAACTGAAGTAACGAGTACGTACTTGAAGAGCTTGTATGGTATAACAGCTCCGTTTGTCGATACTAGGTTTAACGAGCAGATTGCTTTGTTTATGTATAATAGTGGGAAAGCATTCAATCATACTGATTATAGCGTTGGGTTGAAAAACTATGCTGATTTACTTGTGTCACAGAAGAAAAAAGGTAATGTCATCGTAGTGGATAATGCGTCCTATTATATTTCAGATTATTTCCCATTGGCGCAAAAGGTGAAGACACATACATCCATGAACCATTTACTGGGTGGAATGAACATTCTTCTAAAGGCATACCAAGAATTCAATGATCCGGCGTACTTAAATACGGCGATTAGCATCCAGACAGCGGTGGAAAAGGATAAGGCGAAGTGGATACGTCCAGATGGGGATATTTGGTATAAGATTTCACCTGAATATGAATTCATCGGTCGCGATTATGTCCACTTGACGTTAGAGGATTTGATTAATTCTTACGAGCTATGGTCTGAGATTGATCCCACGAGATTGCCGATTTTTGAAGAAATGATTCGTTCAAAAGCCGGCTATTTGAATCAAAATGGCTTAGGCTACACGACGAAAATCAAAAATGGCCTTGAGCGCATAAATCTGCCGGAGTTACTTCCAGCGGGTTCTGAACATACTGATGCCCTATAAAACAGTAGCACCCCTCACATTGTGTGGGGTGCTTTTTTTTGATGTGAACGTTGCATAGTTAAGTGTAAACGTTGTTAAGTATTGCGCGAACGTTGTTTAGTTAGGTGTAAACGTTGTGAAGTATTGCGCGAACGTTGTTTAGTCAGATGGAAACGTTGTTAAGTTAGCAGGAAACGTTGCTAAGTGGTGTGAACGTTGCGTAGTTAGGCAAAAAGGTTGTGAAGTATCGTGAAAATGTTGTTTAGTTAGACGAAAGCATCGCATATTTTCGCGAAAGCATTGTCAAGTCAAATAAAAAAACCCATCCACAACTCAGCAGTCGAGAGTGGATGGGGTCACTAAAATTTATTGAGTCGTTACGCGTTCGACGAGGTCTGAGCGAATCCAGCCATAGTCTGATGGTGGATTAGCGTCTGATAGCACTTTGTACCACAGTGCACCATCGCTGCCGATTGTTTCTTCGACAATTACTAAAGGATAGCCAAATGCGGCATTATAACCAGGATCCTTCTGCTTATACGAAAATAGTTTTGTACTTAAAGGATCTGGACTTGTCCTTACATTGACACCGACAGGACCCTTGTAAATAATGCGTCCAAGATCGGCTTGTTTGTAATCGCGTTGACCAAGATATGAATCGATTCGCCACATGTGTCCGGCAACTTTCGCACCCCAGTTTGGATCAGACGCATATTTCACATTGAAGCCTACAGCTTTATTACCCGGAGCGGCTCCGTTAGAATGGCCGCCGAGTGGATTGGCGTAATTAAGATTGATATAGCGTGTGATGAATGCATCAATACTATTGATGGGATGCAAATAGGTAGCTCCTAATTCTGGAGAAGAATCAAATACTTGGATACCAAAAATATTATTTTTCGTTTGGGCATTGCCACTCATTCCGTAATCACTTTCATGGATGGCTGTCGCGAGAATGAACATCGCATTGACACGATGTGTTTCTTCAATTGTCTTCAAATAATCACCAAGGCCGATGAGTTTTGACTGAGTAGTCGCACCTTGATAACGAGCAATTCCTGTATTTTCACGGTCCTTCAGTATTTCATTAATATATCGATTAAGCTCTTCGCTACTATAGGAAGTAGGTTGGCGAACAGATTGAAATTGGAAATATGAATAGTGGGTTATTGTATTTTTCGTACCCATTTCATTAAAATGGACACCATCAAAGCTTGTATATTTTTTACCAACCCGCATAGTTGAAGGAGCTAATCCGATGTAATAAACCCCACGAACTTTTGCCAATTGATTATACGTATTATGATATAATAAACCATCTTGGCCGACTTCATAAAAGTCATAACCTTGGACAAGCTCTGTTGGAACAAGCTCAACTTCGTTAGTTCTTGCATAGAAAGTAGCGCCTGCTAATTCTACAATGACATAATCGGGGCCACTGCCGATATATTTCATCTCACGCCCTTTTTGAATGTATGTCACTTCAGTGCGAAGGGCGGAGTCTAGATAAAGGGAAGTCACTTGTTTAGGATTTTCTGCGCCAAATGCACGCCCGCTCTTCATCTTTACCACTTTGTTGTTTTTAACAATGGCCTGAATAGTGGAAGATGAATTGTATACAGCTAATGCATCTTCATAAGTTTGGTATTGTGCAGGTGTAGGATTCAATTCGCCATTTGAAATACCACTGACCTGATAGACTTCTGGGATGACGCCTGGTGTACTTGGAGCAGTAGGTTTTAGTGAATCTGCTGCCGCAAACATTCTGAACAAAAATGCGGAAGCATGTGCGATTGTTGCGTTATCCTTTGGTTTAAAATAGACACCATCTTTACGGTGATCCCCTCGGATAATATTCAAATTGACGGAGGCGTTAACGGCATCGACAAAGTTAGCTGAAATTTTATTGGAATCCTTGAATGTGAATGTTGATTGTTGAACGGGCAACTTTAAATAACGGAAAGCCTTGTACATCATTCCTGCCATATGTTGTCTTGTGATTTTATCATTGGCTTTGAATGTTCCATCAGGGTAGCCCGATAGAATACCGGCGCCAGCAGCGTTTTGGATTTCAGTTGTTATGCTTGAGTTGGCTTTCAAGTCTTTAAATGTGTACTTGGTAGAAGCCGGTAAATCGAGTGCGCGGGCTATATAGGAAGCAAATTCTCCACGCGTAACTGCCTTGTTTGGGTTGTAATTCATCTTGGCATCTGCCCGGATAACATTTTTGGCAATCCAATAATTCATTTCCATTTCCATTTGATGTCCGTCAATATCACTAGCGAACACTTTTGTTTGGAAGAGTGGCGCAAACAAAAGCAATGTGACTAACGTAAAAGTGACTATTTTTTTCAATTATAATCCTCCCTACTCATTATTCTTCTATATTAGCAGAATTTCATGAGAATGATAGGAGTTGAAGTTACTTGTAATGAAAATGAAACTAAAGGATATGCCACGACGTCATATAAAATGTTATAATATGAAGGACTTTGTTTAACTTGATTCAGCAGAAGTCCCCCACTTCCATAAGTGGGGGGATGAATGCCAGAAAAGTATTTCAATCAGAGGGAGTTCAAACTCCCTGCTGATTCAAGTTAAAGCCTCCGGCGGATGTCACAGATTTTGAAGGGAGTGAATTGAGCAAGCTCAATTCAAAATCTGGACGCAATCACGCCGAGGCGCGATTGATAAAATTACTAGCTAACATCTATTATCGTGCGAGCAGTCGTAGAAAGGGTAAATTCGTTGATGACAATATTAAAAGAGAAATTAAAAGAAAAAGATACATTGTATTTCGTGGTGGCACTGGCTGTCACCGTGATAGCTTTACTCCTTCCTACATCCATTGCGCTTATTGTAAGTTCGGTATTTTTTGTGCTCTTTGCCTTTTTGAGACCACAGCAGAGCTTGCTGTTCCTAGTTGTGTATGTCAGTATTCGTCCGCTTCTTGTGGAAGTGAATTCGGGACTTAAGCTCATTGGGGATCTAATCACACTCGTTGCTTTTGCAAAATTAGTGTTATCGAGTGGGCGAGACTGGAAATCATTGTTTACATTTAAGTGGTTTGAGTGGGCATTTTTTGCCTTCTTACTATTTGGTTCTATTATCGGGCTCACACATGGCGTGTTGCCTTCTTCTATTATTTTCCAAATCAGAACATTTGTTATTATGTACTTGCTCTATTATATTGTGTCAAGGATGTTTTTATCAGAGGGCTGGGTCAAGCAACTGGCATGGATTACGGTTTGGACAAGTTTGATTGTGTCCATTCATGGACTCATTGAAAAGCTATCTATGAGAACGCTATTGTTGCCTGATGTTTGGAAATATAAGACGTTATCTGCCACGAACTTTGTACGAATATATGGATTACCGGGTAATCCGAACTCACTAGGCTTGCTGTTGTTCTTCGGAATAATTGCCATCTTGTATCTTCAATATATCTATAAATCGGAGAAATACAAATGGTTTTTGATGATTAATTTAGTGTTATTCCTTGGTACGTTTATTATGACTTATTCACGCGGGACATGGATTTCAGCTGCGGTATTCGGAGCAGTTTTTATCTTTTCGACAAAGAACTGGAAGGTGTTAAAACGTCTCGCATTGGCGGGCGTTGCTGCACTTGTATTGGTCTATTATCCAGTGAACCTTGGCGTCCAGCTTTTTGCAAAACTAGGGCTAGAAGCGCCACCAACTGGACCAGGCAGTATTGGGGAACGTTTTAATGAAACATTTGATGAGAAAAACTTAGCGCTGATGTCTGAAAGTGGTCGCTTTTTCTATATCGAGAAAGGATTTGAAGTATTTAAGGATAATCCAGTAACAGGTACTGGATTTGGTTCGTTTGGAGGATCTGCTACACTGTCCTACGGATCACCTATTTATAAGTACTACGGAATTCGTTCGGATATTTACGGAGGAAAGTATTTTTACTCAGATAATCAGTATATTCAAGTCATTGCTGAAACTGGAGCGATTGGTGTAGCCTTATTCGCTGCATTTCTTCTCACTATGCTTGGAATGTTCTGGAAAGAACGCAAGACTACTTTTGGTAAATTCATGATTGCCTTTTGGCTTGCAACAGGATTCTCTGGTTTCTACTATAATATTTGGGAACTGAAATTGTATACGATGTTCTTTTTCCTGATATTCGGTGTATTTGCCTCGCAGACGAACCAATATGTTAAGTTGAAAATAAAAGATTTGTGAACGGAGCCGTTCTGAGGAATAAGACTTTCCTCTGAACGGTTTTTTCCTTCTTATAGATTATGGTAATCTGTCGAATCCTCTGGTAAGCTGTATATTCATAGGAAGGGAGAGTGGCGCTTTATCACTAGTAAAGTAGCTTCAATTAAACGTTTTAGTAAACAACTTGCAATAACAGCGGTGGCAGCCTCGTTGATCTGGACTGCACCTGGAAATACATTCGCAAAAGAGACTCCGGTGAAAAGTTATCCAGTATCATCGGGCGTGACATACTCACAATATGCCAATTCGACAACTAATTACATAAACCATCTTTCGGTTAACTTAGGAGATCCTTATACAAAATTAGCAGTTGGTTTACCGGCACCTATTACAAAAACATCGACAACAACTGCCCAAGCCAATCGAGATTCAAGAGATGGTAATCGAGTGGTAGGTGCAGTGAATGCTTCATTTTTTGATATGAAAAGCGGCTTGCCTATGTATTTGATTTCACAAGGGAATAACATTGTAAACGGAGGCGTTATTTCCAAGTCATCTAGCTATTATGTTAGCCAGCCGATTGCCTTTGGTGTGACGAAAGATGGACTCGCTGAAATTGATACATATAAATTAGGTATACATGTCGGCTACAAAGGTCAAAATTATCAAATTACGGGATTGAATCGTGAGCGCCAGAACGATGAAACGATTATTTTTACTCCGCAATACAATAGTAAAAATACTAATTCCAATGAATTCGGGATTGAAGTTGTCATTGATACAGGTCAGCCCATTACGAATACACAGTACGGCCAACAACTGACTGGGAAAGTAGTTAAAGTACGAGACTACGGATCAAAAGAGAAATTAGAAATCCCATCAACAGGGTTTGTCCTATCTGTCCATGGTGCGAAAGGGTTAGAACGCTTTAAGGGCATGAATGTTGGGGATGATGTCTCACTTTCTTTATCCATCGAT
Proteins encoded:
- a CDS encoding exosporium glycoprotein BclB-related protein, which codes for MNFYDYVRHQSSKCNESSECRGTDDCCECDSCLCCCQGPTGATGPQGPTGVTGPTGATGPQGVQGVTGATGPTGATGATGSTGATGPQGVQGIQGATGPQGIQGVTGAQGPQGIQGIQGATGPQGPQGVQGIQGVTGNTGATGATGPQGIQGVTGPTGATGTTGATGATGPQGIQGVTGPTGATGTTGATGATGPQGIQGVTGPTGATGTTGATGATGPQGIQGVTGPTGATGTTGATGATGPQGIQGVTGPTGATGATGLQGLQGVTGPTGATGTTGDTGATGPQGIQGVTGPTGATGPTGTIGAIGPQGIQGIQGPQGVTGDTGPTGATGPQGLQGIQGIQGVTGDTGPQGIQGIQGIQGVTGDTGPTGPTGPQGLQGIQGIQGVTGDTGPQGIQGIQGPQGVTGDTGPQGIPGASALIPFASGTSAVTLNTLALGLVGTPALIGFGTSIPGVAIAGGSFILPALSNLAFMVPRTGALTSISAFFRSTIGLNLPLSTMTVHAEIYHATGDSSTFNATGVTVSLEFPSTISIGTAVADTASGFSFNVTEGDRLLMVFSATASGINLVNTLTGEASAGLSIN
- a CDS encoding glycosyltransferase family 2 protein gives rise to the protein MITISLCMIVKNEEEVIGRCLESVSELVDEVIIVDTGSVDRTKDIVKNYTDHIVDFQWIDDFAAARNFSFQQATKDYILWLDADDIFTKEDQEKFTLLKQSLSPSTDAVSLNYHLSFDEEGNVTSRLRRYRLVKRENNFQWIGAVHEFLSVSGNLVDGDAAVTHSPLSHDHERNLRIYRKLIESGEALSPRDTFYFANELKDHSLFEEASHYYKKFLDSKLGWIEDEIRACLKLADCYYELNDKESALHATLQTLTYDVPRPETCCRLGYNFMQQGKNEVAIHWYHQALLYEVNQHLSLQNTSFSTWVPHLQLCVLYDRVKQYDKAYQHNELARKYRPNDDRIIGNKKYFDNMSGKENNQSK
- a CDS encoding S-layer homology domain-containing protein, whose protein sequence is MLKNKKMRILFKFGIATIAISLFGFGILTVKANPIDQSFTDVHNEFWAKDEVTQLVELGIINGYPDKQFRPSLEVSRAQAANLMTNALTLPFTSYKPVFKDVSAKSSHAKGAIATYEAGIFLGKEDGTFGVGDSLTREQMATVIVRAFDLEDTGEDIHFKDEVRISDSHKFGVKVLAQHGITTGKEDGTFDPKTPVNRATYVVFLHRAMTQNKLIEELPPTVFNESQLYGSYEPIRYEQQFVEVPVSSSHKTYLRSNDTLQFAGEKIIQHPHAKDIAYTYRVAGKSPATVTLTKRELPNGDYFLFTELRNPQRMPLTIDVVQTEVGLAKAVLHEFSRFPIKRVVDETFGLDITTYPTGVFEKIDVDGKVTQDMIGKSYRSTELYQKYPTGAESHTRELHQENEAFSGVQLGETQLSIYRLHSRGFDVVDQWLLASKERLFEDRKQMDAWMLESAINYKKRNKWYTAQGPYNKMAITVEPIPKSGKGYGRNLLLVKEDRVMALYSATNQRYYESLLYNSFANLDIFRGGATYWETEVTSTYLKSLYGITAPFVDTRFNEQIALFMYNSGKAFNHTDYSVGLKNYADLLVSQKKKGNVIVVDNASYYISDYFPLAQKVKTHTSMNHLLGGMNILLKAYQEFNDPAYLNTAISIQTAVEKDKAKWIRPDGDIWYKISPEYEFIGRDYVHLTLEDLINSYELWSEIDPTRLPIFEEMIRSKAGYLNQNGLGYTTKIKNGLERINLPELLPAGSEHTDAL
- a CDS encoding S-layer homology domain-containing protein — its product is MKKIVTFTLVTLLLFAPLFQTKVFASDIDGHQMEMEMNYWIAKNVIRADAKMNYNPNKAVTRGEFASYIARALDLPASTKYTFKDLKANSSITTEIQNAAGAGILSGYPDGTFKANDKITRQHMAGMMYKAFRYLKLPVQQSTFTFKDSNKISANFVDAVNASVNLNIIRGDHRKDGVYFKPKDNATIAHASAFLFRMFAAADSLKPTAPSTPGVIPEVYQVSGISNGELNPTPAQYQTYEDALAVYNSSSTIQAIVKNNKVVKMKSGRAFGAENPKQVTSLYLDSALRTEVTYIQKGREMKYIGSGPDYVIVELAGATFYARTNEVELVPTELVQGYDFYEVGQDGLLYHNTYNQLAKVRGVYYIGLAPSTMRVGKKYTSFDGVHFNEMGTKNTITHYSYFQFQSVRQPTSYSSEELNRYINEILKDRENTGIARYQGATTQSKLIGLGDYLKTIEETHRVNAMFILATAIHESDYGMSGNAQTKNNIFGIQVFDSSPELGATYLHPINSIDAFITRYINLNYANPLGGHSNGAAPGNKAVGFNVKYASDPNWGAKVAGHMWRIDSYLGQRDYKQADLGRIIYKGPVGVNVRTSPDPLSTKLFSYKQKDPGYNAAFGYPLVIVEETIGSDGALWYKVLSDANPPSDYGWIRSDLVERVTTQ
- a CDS encoding O-antigen ligase family protein; translated protein: MTILKEKLKEKDTLYFVVALAVTVIALLLPTSIALIVSSVFFVLFAFLRPQQSLLFLVVYVSIRPLLVEVNSGLKLIGDLITLVAFAKLVLSSGRDWKSLFTFKWFEWAFFAFLLFGSIIGLTHGVLPSSIIFQIRTFVIMYLLYYIVSRMFLSEGWVKQLAWITVWTSLIVSIHGLIEKLSMRTLLLPDVWKYKTLSATNFVRIYGLPGNPNSLGLLLFFGIIAILYLQYIYKSEKYKWFLMINLVLFLGTFIMTYSRGTWISAAVFGAVFIFSTKNWKVLKRLALAGVAALVLVYYPVNLGVQLFAKLGLEAPPTGPGSIGERFNETFDEKNLALMSESGRFFYIEKGFEVFKDNPVTGTGFGSFGGSATLSYGSPIYKYYGIRSDIYGGKYFYSDNQYIQVIAETGAIGVALFAAFLLTMLGMFWKERKTTFGKFMIAFWLATGFSGFYYNIWELKLYTMFFFLIFGVFASQTNQYVKLKIKDL